The nucleotide window GTGTGGCATGGGGACACGAGGACAGAACTGGGGAGCTTcccccctcctgccccagccaggccaggggagctcctggcactgcaggagccacAGGTACACAGAGCTTCCACCCACACCTCACATTGCCCACGAGACTTTCAGCCTGTTTCATTTTTCaagttaaaacaaataaattattttcctttttattggtATTAAATAGATCAAAATTAAACATATATAACAACTTCTGCTGATcaacattattaaaaaaatcctactaGGAAAGAAAGCCTGGTTTGTGCATTGGAAATCAGCCATTAGTCTGCAGAGCAGTTCAAACACTCCATTATAGGCAACACAGCTGCTTCTCCTTGTCGCCCATCCCCAGCAGCTTTAAACAAGAAGGAAAAGCCTTTCCCCTTGGAAAGCACCACAGTTCTTACCACAGACATTTCCAGCACAAATTAAACCTCTCTGCTGTGGTGACAGGGATCACTCCCCTGCAGGGCCCGTGGGAGGGATGTGCTGCACACCTGGCAGGATGGGATAAGGGACATTCAGGGAGCACTCAGCACCCAAGGGTGACACCAGCACTTTAAAGGACGATCAAGCAGTTGCATTAATTCCAGCATCTGCAAGTATTAAACAAGCTCGAGGCATTTTGTTTCCCTGAACCAAAATGGTTTGGTTGTGTTGAATGTGCCCATGTGGTTCTGTCACACCAGGGGCTCTGCAGGACCCACAGGGGTGAGTGAGGAACAAACCCCAGTTTGGGCTTTTTGACTTTCTGAAGTCatgtaaaaaaaatttgaaaatattactgGATCAATTAAATGCCACTCCAATTATCCTTCAGATAAAAGAGCAGCTCAAGTCACAAGACCCAGAGAGAATCAAGGATTTATTTGAAAGTGTGGTTAAATTCTTGTAGGACAGGAAGATTTGGCTCAAAGAATCCCATCATAGCCATCAACAGCATGACCATCCATTTCCCTTGAATACTTCTTTTCAGCTTCAAAAAGCTGAACTAACATTTAATTGAATGAAAAACTGCagacttaaaagaaaaaacaaattccaTACCAGCAATAATTTAATGGAAGcttaaaaattcccttttccatgGTTCTCATGTCTGTGAACCACCATCCAGCCCCCTGGTGCCATAGCCAGGCCCTGCCACACACAGCAGCTCATTATCCACAAATGCAAAAATGCACTTTTAATCTGAAATTCAGCAATTTCCATCCCAACTCCCACCCAGCGCCAGTGTCTACAGCACAGACTATTCTTGCACATGTAACTAGAAATTAGGTATATTCACACCTCAGCAGAACCCACAGACCTCAGTTTTGATCTGTCTGCACAAATGTaggaaaaaagacattttacagCAGCTTTTTAACCCCAGACATTTCATGGATTAATGACTGAGAACAACAGACAACAGGAATCGTTTCTGTAGTTTCCAAAAGCAAGTCCCAGCTCCCAATGTCTGTGCCAAAATACACCTGACTCTTGCATATCTGTACCCAGGAGAGGTACACAATGAACCTGCAGTGACTGGTGGAGCCCCCTCCCTTTTATTAAAGTATTAAGCAAAattaaaaccccacaaaacaacCCACAGAACAAGTGTCTGACATCTCATGGGAAGTACAAGGGAACAACATGTACATTTGCACACATTTCTTTGCTGTCCCCATGAACAACCAAAGGAACAGTCACACAGAGGCAGGTGAGAGCAGAATTCACATCCTGCTTCAGAGCAACCAACACTTCTAGTACCATTTACTTCTTTTCCTTCAAGCTGTTTTAACACTTTGGGGCCCAAGCCCTGGTATTTTTTCAGACCCAAACAGCCTGTGCAGCAAAACCTCAACTTTCTGCATAGAACCCATTGTTTTTTCATACATACACATTCATGCTACTTTCCAAGGAATTTTCACCTCCCAAACGCAGAGTGAGAGCCCAGTCTTTGCTACAAAGCAGtctcagcatttctgcaggACTCTGAGCTTTGTTCCCTCTGGTCACAGGTCTGTAACTTGCAGTGAGTCCCAAGTCCCCTCACGGAGGCAGTGATGAAGGCACCAAGCTGGAACCTTTTTCCTGCCACACGAAGGGATGGACACACACAGCACATGGATATGGGCAAAAGCAACTCCCTGCCACCAGCTCCAATGCCCAGCTGAGTTTTGACTGAACTCTCCTTTCCTGGGAAAGCCCCAGTCCCATGATGCCCTGGGTGCGCATCCCACCAGTCCAGAATGGAATGACAAGGAGTCAGACACATCTCTTTCCTCTCCAGACATCATTGCAGTGAAGTTCTATGGTTTGATAAGGCATTTTTATCTTCAGTGAGGATCCAAGCACGGGCAGGAAATCTGCCAAGTCGTGCAAAAACTTCATGTCCCAGCAGCTTGAAAATCCAGGATTTCCCATTCTCTCCTCAGATGGAACAATCCCTGTCCCAGTGAGCACTGTTTATTTAACACCAGTACAGAACAGAGCTAAATAAACCCCTCAGCAGCTGGATCTCGGTATCTTTCACAAAGAGGGACACACAAATGAGCACTTTTTGCAGCTCTCTGGCTTTATCCCACAACCTGCCTTTTTACAATATCCCTATATATAAATTAGAAAGAGATAAAGCCAAGGATTCACTGCAGCGTCCATGAGAAAGTCCATCTGTGTAGCAGTCCCTCGGGATGGTGCTCACTGGGGGGTGAAGGTCAGGATCATCCAGCTGATGACGAAGTAGAAGAGGAAGATGGGGTACACGACGAGGGCCTTGCGGTTGGGGGGCTGGCTGTCCGCCAGGAACGCCGTGGATGCTGCAGAGACACAAAACTTGTGAAGCAGGAACCCTCACAGCCCCCTCACAGTGAGGATCTGCACTGCAGCTGTGTTGAAAATAAAACTACTGCTCAAACCAATGGGCTGTAATCACCAAACTTCCTCTATCATACAGAAtgacaaatcacagaatcatggaatcacagcatggtttggcttggaagggatattccacctcctgccacaggcaggaacaccttccactagcccaggttgctccaagccccaacCAGCCTGGCCATATATACTGATTATCACTGTACAATGAAAGCCAGACTGACAGATAAAGAGCAGGAGAAATCATGCAAATGTATCTCTATAAAATTGGCATTTTTAATAGTATTTGTAACTTAATCATAGAATAAACCACCAAACAGTTTCACAGAGTTTAATACTAAATCACTATCCTGCTGCCCAAGGCAATTTGCATATGACCATGGAAATCACCAGGAGCAGAGACAGAGGCTGAACCTCTGCCAGCTCAAGGACTGGAAGAACTATTTCTACAGCCCttcagcagcccagggccacccTAGACTAGAGCACCCCTAGGTTCTGCCTCGGGGAATGCACAGGGATGCAGCTCCCCAAGCACAGGCACACGTCAGGGACTCACCCAAGGTGGACCAGGCGAACATGGCCCCCACCACGATGAGGCGGATGATGAAGCTGATGGTGCCCGCGCccgccagcagcaccagcctgcaCACCAGCATGGCCACGGTCAGCGGCATCACGCAGTaccccagcacacacaggctCTGGAAGAAGGAGCTGCACAGGGAGACAGCAACAGGGAAACAGCAGtcaggccaggcagggcagagctcagTGCACAGGAGTGAGTGAGCCTCCATGGAACACACCCGCACTCACATGGTGCCTCCCAGGAGCTTCGAGTTGAGCGTGATGACAACGGCCCCAAACCAGATGATGACAAAGACCTCGGCAAACTGGGGCCCTCCGTCATCCTTGCTGTCTGCAGAGCCACCCTGCAGCATCCTGGAGTGGGGAACAGGGAGAAACAGCTGCAGTGGGGAACAGGCAGATGGAGGCATCAGCACTGGTGGAGTTTTCCCAGACCGAAGTAGGTGCCAGAGCAGGAGCCCCAACACTGATCCCCAGTTATGCTGCAGGCCCATAGTTCTTCAcccattttatattttcattatatcCTCAGTTTTGCACAGGTAATGAAAATGGTTGTGGCTCAACTGAGGTGatttcattttccctgttttgagggctgtgaaagcactcagaaGGAAATCAAGCCATGGACAACAGGCTGAGATGGAAATTAAAGTACCAAAGTTTTGGTACCTCTCAAAGCAGCAGAGTAGTGTGTGATTGAACAA belongs to Lonchura striata isolate bLonStr1 chromosome 14, bLonStr1.mat, whole genome shotgun sequence and includes:
- the YIPF6 gene encoding protein YIPF6; translation: MAAAEGSGAGGSLFPGLADVSISQDIPVEGEITVPVGSHSPDEDYSTLDEPVKDTIMRDLKAVGKKFVHVMYPRKSSALLRDWDLWGPLVLCVSLALMLQGGSADSKDDGGPQFAEVFVIIWFGAVVITLNSKLLGGTISFFQSLCVLGYCVMPLTVAMLVCRLVLLAGAGTISFIIRLIVVGAMFAWSTLASTAFLADSQPPNRKALVVYPIFLFYFVISWMILTFTPQ